One genomic segment of Candidatus Hydrogenedentota bacterium includes these proteins:
- a CDS encoding MATE family efflux transporter, with product MSVIAPGRFVIILSIMDFDEVKPSSTLQGVDLTTGSVMGHLIRFAIPMLMGSVFHTAYSIINAAWVGNGLGAESMAALTVSFPILFLLMAVAGGLTLASNILVSQAYGAKNFDRLHQVVQNSLVLTGAVGVACVLAGHIAAHAIVHGMRTPPEVAPLAVSYLRLFLWSTPFMFGMFFLSSVMRGVGDSKTPLYFQAGALLVNAVLDPVLIFGWLGFPRMGLDGTAAATVFAQACAFCSLAYYLHRRRHIVSPHWRRLRLDAPTTILTLRIGVPSMLQQALVSLGILFVVAIVNRFGAHSSAAFGIAMRLDQLAFMPAMTIGMAVSTLAGQNIGAGRFDRVHETFRNGVAASLAITLVASILAFSAPAWLIGLFSREADVVAIGKTYLRIIAFGYLLFAVLFASNGVINGSGHTAATTVFTLVGFWLVRVPLAMILSSYMGRVEGVWYAVLVSLAAGAMVSLAYYFSGRWKVPIGHPVPAQTLAASPEAD from the coding sequence TTGTCTGTAATCGCCCCGGGCCGTTTCGTTATCATACTTTCCATTATGGATTTCGACGAGGTCAAACCTTCCTCCACGCTTCAGGGCGTAGATCTTACGACGGGCAGCGTCATGGGGCATTTGATCCGCTTTGCGATTCCGATGCTGATGGGCAGCGTGTTCCACACGGCGTACAGCATCATCAATGCCGCATGGGTCGGCAATGGCCTCGGGGCCGAATCCATGGCGGCGCTCACAGTGAGTTTCCCGATCCTGTTCCTGCTGATGGCCGTGGCGGGCGGTTTGACGCTTGCGTCCAACATTTTGGTATCGCAGGCGTATGGGGCGAAAAATTTCGACCGCCTCCATCAAGTGGTCCAGAATTCGCTTGTGCTTACGGGCGCCGTCGGCGTGGCTTGCGTGCTGGCCGGCCATATCGCGGCGCACGCCATTGTGCATGGCATGCGGACGCCGCCGGAAGTCGCGCCCCTTGCGGTCAGTTATCTGCGACTCTTTCTGTGGAGCACGCCGTTCATGTTCGGCATGTTCTTTCTGTCGAGTGTGATGCGTGGCGTCGGCGACTCGAAAACGCCGCTCTATTTTCAGGCGGGCGCCCTCCTTGTCAACGCCGTTCTCGATCCCGTTTTGATCTTCGGTTGGCTGGGATTTCCGCGAATGGGGCTCGACGGAACGGCCGCCGCCACGGTGTTTGCGCAGGCGTGCGCCTTCTGTTCGCTTGCGTATTATCTGCACCGGCGGCGGCACATTGTATCGCCCCACTGGCGCCGCCTTCGGCTTGATGCGCCTACGACGATCCTCACGCTTCGGATCGGCGTGCCCTCCATGCTTCAACAGGCGCTCGTGTCCTTGGGCATCTTGTTCGTCGTCGCCATCGTCAACCGGTTCGGCGCGCACAGTTCGGCGGCGTTCGGCATCGCCATGCGGCTTGACCAGTTGGCTTTTATGCCCGCGATGACCATCGGCATGGCCGTTTCCACGCTGGCCGGCCAGAACATCGGCGCGGGGCGATTCGACCGCGTCCACGAAACGTTCCGGAACGGCGTGGCCGCGAGCCTCGCCATTACGCTGGTCGCATCCATTCTTGCGTTTTCGGCGCCCGCGTGGCTTATCGGCCTGTTTTCGCGGGAGGCCGATGTCGTCGCCATCGGCAAAACCTATCTGCGCATCATCGCATTCGGTTATCTCCTGTTTGCCGTCCTCTTCGCCAGCAACGGCGTCATCAACGGTTCCGGCCACACCGCCGCGACCACGGTGTTTACGCTTGTCGGATTCTGGCTGGTCCGCGTGCCGCTCGCGATGATTCTTTCCTCGTACATGGGCCGCGTGGAAGGCGTCTGGTATGCGGTGCTGGTAAGCCTCGCCGCCGGAGCGATGGTCAGTCTGGCCTACTATTTCTCCGGACGTTGGAAAGTCCCCATCGGGCATCCCGTCCCTGCACAGACGCTTGCCGCGTCGCCTGAAGCGGATTGA
- a CDS encoding endonuclease/exonuclease/phosphatase family protein, with translation MESAGRSVTFASVLGKGLIAFVAAGLAATWFGAGVWFLEGAAYWIPCYLALALTGVAACVVASARCWALFGMVCAAAIAAMLAQCYLPAENRAPKGQTPNLRILQANVYNHFGDAGSLIALVREFQPDVVLLQEADDVWAERLRPIEAMYPRKAILPRYTRGGPDLGQYLRIESDEPQALSDKGIPAVMTTLRVNGRSVSLLNVHTAAPFLPGRAKSHRKQMRALTDFARSISGPVIVAGDLNSGPWSPLYKTLTREARLVNARQGFGILGSWPSFFGPLRTGIDHVLASPDIAVVQCRVGKGIRSDHRPLLTELFVPPPR, from the coding sequence ATGGAATCCGCGGGCCGTTCGGTGACGTTTGCTTCCGTTCTTGGCAAGGGCCTGATCGCCTTCGTGGCCGCGGGATTGGCGGCCACGTGGTTTGGCGCCGGGGTCTGGTTTCTGGAAGGCGCCGCCTATTGGATCCCCTGCTACTTGGCCTTGGCGCTGACCGGCGTTGCGGCGTGCGTCGTGGCCTCCGCGCGGTGCTGGGCCCTTTTCGGAATGGTTTGCGCCGCCGCCATTGCCGCAATGCTGGCGCAATGCTATCTTCCCGCCGAAAATCGCGCGCCGAAAGGGCAGACGCCCAATCTCCGGATCCTTCAGGCAAACGTTTACAATCATTTTGGCGATGCCGGATCGCTGATCGCCTTGGTGCGCGAATTCCAGCCCGACGTTGTGCTGTTGCAGGAAGCGGACGATGTCTGGGCGGAAAGATTGCGTCCGATCGAAGCCATGTATCCGCGCAAAGCCATTCTGCCGCGTTATACGCGCGGTGGCCCCGATCTGGGGCAGTACCTGCGCATCGAATCGGATGAACCCCAAGCCCTTTCGGACAAGGGAATTCCCGCCGTCATGACCACACTCAGAGTGAACGGGCGGTCCGTTTCGCTGTTGAACGTCCATACCGCCGCCCCGTTCCTGCCCGGGCGCGCGAAAAGTCATCGGAAACAGATGCGGGCGTTGACGGATTTTGCCCGGTCCATTTCCGGGCCGGTTATCGTGGCCGGGGATCTGAACAGCGGGCCGTGGTCGCCGCTGTACAAGACGTTGACACGGGAAGCGCGTCTTGTAAACGCGCGGCAGGGTTTTGGGATCTTGGGGTCATGGCCGTCGTTTTTCGGCCCGTTGCGGACCGGCATCGATCACGTGCTGGCCAGTCCGGACATCGCGGTCGTTCAGTGCCGGGTGGGAAAAGGGATCCGTTCCGATCACCGCCCCCTGTTGACCGAACTGTTCGTTCCGCCGCCCCGATGA
- a CDS encoding Gfo/Idh/MocA family oxidoreductase, giving the protein MIRVGLIGCGRIADLHYAGYAGLEDARVEAICDADSDALERRRCAWGVRRAYADYRDLLADPAIDAVEILTPQPLHEPMAAAAAQAGKHIAMQKPMTTSLESADRMINAARDAGVLFKVTDNYLFYPPIRLAKTMIDDGVIGEPQMIRMKFIGGRWNGGWEVPASTWAWRLQEIQEGRGIQTFDHGHHLWATAWYLLGEIERVTAWIDYTEKIVDCPSVIMWKYKNAARYGICDYCQAMDLAVPSKYYSCDEWFEITGSRGIVLIRRCTGHLVDGPAVSVCTSDGWSHHEIESDWASGFHYAAQNFIAALQGKEPPLLTGEQAKNVLRFAFALRRSSDERREIRLDDL; this is encoded by the coding sequence ATGATACGGGTAGGGTTGATCGGATGCGGCCGCATCGCGGATTTGCATTACGCCGGTTATGCCGGACTGGAAGATGCGCGCGTCGAAGCGATATGCGACGCCGATTCGGATGCGTTGGAACGCAGGCGATGCGCGTGGGGCGTTCGACGCGCCTATGCGGACTACCGCGACTTGCTGGCCGATCCCGCGATTGACGCCGTCGAGATTCTGACGCCTCAACCGCTGCACGAGCCGATGGCCGCCGCCGCCGCGCAGGCCGGAAAGCATATCGCCATGCAAAAACCGATGACGACCTCGCTTGAGAGCGCCGATCGCATGATAAACGCCGCGCGCGATGCGGGCGTGCTGTTCAAAGTCACGGACAATTATCTATTTTATCCGCCCATTCGTTTGGCCAAAACGATGATAGACGACGGCGTCATCGGCGAGCCGCAGATGATTCGTATGAAGTTCATCGGCGGGCGATGGAACGGAGGCTGGGAAGTGCCGGCATCCACATGGGCGTGGCGCCTCCAGGAAATTCAGGAGGGCCGAGGAATTCAGACCTTCGATCACGGACACCATCTGTGGGCAACGGCATGGTATCTGCTAGGCGAAATCGAACGTGTTACCGCATGGATAGATTACACGGAAAAAATTGTGGATTGCCCGTCGGTCATTATGTGGAAGTACAAGAACGCCGCGCGCTACGGCATTTGTGATTACTGCCAGGCCATGGACCTCGCCGTGCCGTCCAAATACTATTCGTGCGATGAATGGTTCGAGATTACCGGCAGCCGCGGCATCGTCCTGATCCGCCGGTGCACGGGACATCTCGTGGACGGTCCCGCCGTCAGCGTTTGCACAAGCGACGGCTGGAGTCATCACGAGATTGAATCCGACTGGGCATCGGGTTTCCATTACGCCGCGCAAAATTTCATCGCGGCCCTACAAGGCAAAGAGCCGCCTCTTCTTACCGGCGAACAGGCGAAGAATGTCCTTCGATTCGCTTTCGCCCTGCGGCGATCTTCCGACGAACGCCGCGAGATCCGCCTTGACGATTTGTAG
- the queA gene encoding tRNA preQ1(34) S-adenosylmethionine ribosyltransferase-isomerase QueA, with protein sequence MLTTELDYELPPDRIAQHPAEPRDASRLLVLDRASGGVQLDVFRNIGAYLRRGDCLVMNDTRVIRARLRGRKSSGGQVEIFLLRERSPGVWTALIRPSARVKPGTIVQIAGTLDAVVGDIVQDGQRLVHFDASDVLERLEMIGEIPLPPYILRSHPDSSDLTRYQTVYARSPGAVAAPTAGLHFTPETLAALDRLGIRHATITLHVGYGTFKPIMADTLEEHNVDSEDYVLSEETAAVLNRVRAEGGRIVAVGTTSARVLETCFRGGSFCAESGETGLYIHPPYTFRAVDALQTNFHLPRSSLLALVCAFAGKDRTFEAYRLAIREKFRFYSYGDAMLIL encoded by the coding sequence ATGTTGACAACCGAACTCGATTATGAATTGCCCCCCGATCGCATTGCGCAGCATCCCGCCGAGCCGCGCGACGCGTCCCGCCTCCTTGTGCTGGACCGCGCAAGCGGCGGCGTCCAATTGGATGTGTTCCGCAATATCGGCGCCTACTTGCGCAGGGGCGACTGTCTCGTCATGAACGATACGCGGGTCATCCGCGCGCGTTTGCGGGGCCGGAAATCCTCCGGGGGACAGGTCGAGATTTTTCTGTTGCGCGAGCGATCGCCGGGGGTATGGACCGCGCTGATTCGGCCTTCCGCACGCGTCAAACCGGGAACAATCGTCCAAATCGCGGGGACGCTGGACGCCGTGGTGGGCGATATCGTTCAAGACGGGCAACGCCTGGTTCATTTCGATGCTTCGGATGTCCTGGAACGGCTCGAAATGATCGGCGAAATTCCCTTGCCGCCCTATATCCTGCGATCGCATCCCGACAGCAGCGACCTGACCCGCTATCAGACCGTCTATGCGCGGTCGCCCGGCGCGGTGGCCGCGCCGACCGCCGGCTTGCATTTCACGCCCGAAACGCTGGCCGCGCTGGACCGGTTGGGCATCCGGCACGCAACCATCACGCTGCATGTCGGGTACGGCACCTTCAAGCCCATCATGGCGGACACCCTCGAAGAGCATAACGTGGACAGCGAGGACTACGTTCTTTCCGAAGAGACGGCGGCCGTTCTGAACCGCGTCCGCGCGGAAGGCGGCCGGATCGTGGCGGTGGGGACGACTTCGGCGCGAGTGCTCGAAACATGTTTTCGCGGAGGATCGTTTTGCGCGGAATCGGGGGAAACAGGCCTGTATATCCACCCCCCGTACACGTTTCGCGCGGTGGATGCGCTGCAAACCAACTTCCATTTGCCGCGTTCGAGTCTGCTGGCGCTCGTCTGCGCGTTTGCCGGGAAGGACCGCACGTTCGAGGCCTACCGGCTGGCCATCCGCGAAAAATTCCGTTTCTATTCCTATGGCGACGCCATGCTCATTCTGTGA
- a CDS encoding Hpt domain-containing protein, with product MESNASPLGKRDNRRAAGLEACAYRVSSLPPFNWEAFVRRMGNNRELCKRVLAVFMQDTPRQLALLNQAAANFDISEAQRAAHSIKGAAASIGAEAVHRAAYDVETAALSGSIKEVRERLPELEWAFASFLETIARNSLTE from the coding sequence ATGGAATCGAACGCAAGTCCATTGGGCAAAAGGGACAACCGCCGGGCGGCCGGGTTGGAAGCCTGCGCCTATCGGGTTTCGTCGTTGCCGCCTTTCAACTGGGAAGCCTTTGTCCGGCGAATGGGCAACAATCGTGAACTCTGCAAGCGTGTGCTGGCGGTTTTCATGCAGGACACCCCCCGCCAACTGGCGCTTCTGAATCAGGCGGCGGCCAATTTCGACATATCCGAGGCGCAGCGTGCGGCCCATTCCATCAAGGGCGCCGCGGCCAGTATCGGGGCCGAAGCCGTTCATAGGGCCGCTTACGACGTCGAGACGGCCGCGCTTAGCGGTAGCATCAAGGAAGTGCGCGAACGGCTGCCCGAACTGGAATGGGCATTCGCGTCGTTTCTGGAGACAATCGCCCGGAACTCGCTCACAGAATGA
- a CDS encoding SGNH/GDSL hydrolase family protein produces MKRFGKAVFGITVILLWAIAAALGLELLARWEYRIIERAALRTPAHPNWNPPPGAVETPPDANTGALPASPVLPEAEDHPGTRFAAMNEDDRILYAQLREETIAVYRPDGRAESTYGREDTMPALGFDLRDVRDKALNELLVEPNTPVLPVLESVIRDARPAAVIALIPLQGTTPRAVEASLYPLGDRGHERAVCVFRDITHMPLAERTARSKFPDEDPVWKVPWQEYRKNLTAGGVRFTNNVGFRDDDVTLPKPADVFRIVCIGGSTTLEGGSIETTYPNLVERALRARFHTNAIEVINCGVGGIGSLGECRRTPDYIRLEPDLAVHYNFVNDLCHNFFPLWEEQASKWQRILRRSMFINLHANDRLLPSSQRIEEQYGLLTFRNMRRMRDAFARRGIETLFCSFAFPDYPNLTREERRFFESVLRKDWQGRYVSLKNYVRLTELYNERLRVFCAETGSRYVPVAENLKGGANYFTDICHMTPAGIRRKAEIIADYLADHIGHAPGSMVRLRR; encoded by the coding sequence ATGAAGCGTTTCGGCAAAGCGGTTTTCGGAATAACCGTCATCCTATTATGGGCAATCGCGGCAGCCTTGGGGCTTGAACTCTTGGCCCGATGGGAATACCGAATCATCGAACGCGCCGCCCTGCGGACGCCGGCGCATCCGAATTGGAACCCGCCGCCCGGCGCCGTCGAAACACCGCCCGATGCCAATACCGGCGCTCTGCCGGCCAGTCCGGTCCTGCCCGAAGCGGAGGACCATCCGGGAACGCGTTTTGCCGCGATGAACGAAGACGATCGCATTCTCTACGCGCAATTGCGCGAGGAAACAATCGCCGTATACCGGCCCGACGGACGCGCGGAGTCCACCTATGGCCGCGAGGATACCATGCCGGCCCTCGGTTTCGATCTTCGCGACGTGCGGGACAAGGCGCTGAATGAATTGCTGGTCGAGCCCAATACCCCCGTGCTTCCGGTTCTCGAAAGCGTAATCCGCGATGCGCGCCCCGCCGCCGTCATTGCCCTGATCCCTTTGCAGGGCACAACCCCGCGCGCCGTCGAGGCATCGCTGTATCCCTTGGGAGATCGCGGGCATGAGCGCGCGGTCTGTGTTTTTCGCGACATCACCCACATGCCGCTGGCGGAGCGCACGGCGCGGTCGAAATTCCCGGACGAAGATCCCGTCTGGAAGGTTCCATGGCAGGAATACCGAAAAAATCTTACCGCGGGCGGAGTGCGGTTTACGAACAACGTGGGCTTTCGCGACGACGATGTGACGCTTCCCAAGCCGGCGGACGTCTTTCGGATTGTTTGCATCGGGGGTTCGACGACCTTGGAAGGCGGCAGCATCGAAACGACTTATCCGAATCTGGTGGAACGGGCGTTGCGCGCGCGGTTTCACACGAACGCCATCGAGGTAATCAACTGCGGCGTTGGGGGAATCGGTTCGCTGGGGGAATGCCGCAGAACGCCCGACTATATCCGTCTCGAACCGGACCTCGCCGTCCATTACAACTTCGTAAACGATCTCTGCCACAATTTCTTTCCCCTTTGGGAAGAGCAGGCATCGAAATGGCAACGGATATTGCGGCGTTCGATGTTCATCAACCTTCACGCCAACGACCGGTTGTTGCCGTCATCCCAGCGCATCGAGGAGCAGTACGGACTGCTGACCTTCCGCAATATGCGGCGAATGCGGGATGCGTTTGCCCGCCGCGGAATCGAAACGCTGTTTTGCAGTTTCGCGTTTCCGGATTATCCGAATTTGACGCGGGAAGAGCGGCGCTTTTTCGAAAGCGTTTTGCGCAAGGATTGGCAGGGACGCTATGTGTCCCTGAAAAATTACGTCCGTCTGACGGAGCTGTATAATGAACGCTTGCGCGTTTTCTGCGCGGAAACGGGGTCGCGGTATGTGCCCGTGGCCGAGAACCTCAAGGGCGGCGCGAATTACTTCACGGACATTTGCCACATGACCCCCGCCGGCATTCGCCGAAAGGCGGAAATCATCGCGGACTATTTGGCGGATCATATTGGACATGCACCGGGAAGCATGGTACGATTGAGGCGGTAA
- the lpdA gene encoding dihydrolipoyl dehydrogenase — protein MDKDGKHTQVAVIGGGPGGYAAAFMAADLGLRVALIDLDEHPGGTCLYRGCIPSKALLHCAKVIGDARDAEHYGIHFGPPTIDFDKMRGSVEAIVGKLTSGLGQLCRARHIEFIQGRASFLDSNTLKIYTDSGAETELRYDYAILAAGSRPAILEKLLLDSPRVMNSTTALQIRDMPKTLLVVGGGYIGLELGSVYAAMGAEVTVVEMSGSLLPGADPDLVQPLAERMALLMHEILLNAKVARMKETEAGIEVELEGEGIAETTRAFDKVLICIGRKPNSSGLNLRGTQVEVDERGFVVVDPQRRTADPAIFAVGDIVGGPMLAHKASHEGRVAAQAIAGHKVAFAPRAIPAVVFTDPEVAWCGLMETEAARQGRKVKVAKFPWAASGRATTLNLGSGLTKIVADPETDVVLGVGIAGTGAGELISEGALAIEMGALASDIHLTIHPHPTLGETIMESAEIIFGSSTHVYRAK, from the coding sequence GTGGATAAAGATGGAAAACACACGCAGGTGGCGGTCATCGGGGGCGGACCGGGCGGATACGCGGCGGCGTTCATGGCGGCCGATCTCGGGTTGCGGGTTGCGTTGATTGACCTGGACGAGCATCCGGGCGGAACGTGCCTTTACCGCGGCTGCATTCCGTCGAAAGCGCTGCTGCACTGCGCGAAAGTCATCGGCGATGCGCGGGACGCGGAGCATTACGGCATCCATTTCGGCCCGCCGACAATAGACTTCGACAAGATGCGCGGCAGCGTGGAAGCAATAGTCGGCAAACTGACCTCCGGCCTCGGACAACTGTGCAGGGCGCGGCACATCGAGTTCATTCAGGGACGCGCGAGTTTCCTGGACTCGAACACGCTGAAAATCTACACCGACAGCGGCGCAGAGACGGAACTGCGCTACGATTACGCCATTCTGGCGGCGGGATCGCGTCCGGCCATTCTCGAAAAACTGTTGCTCGACTCGCCCCGCGTGATGAATTCGACCACCGCGCTTCAGATTCGCGACATGCCGAAGACATTGCTTGTCGTGGGCGGAGGATACATCGGGTTGGAACTGGGTTCGGTGTATGCGGCCATGGGCGCCGAGGTGACGGTGGTCGAAATGTCCGGCAGTCTTCTGCCGGGCGCGGATCCGGATTTGGTGCAGCCGCTGGCGGAACGCATGGCCCTTCTCATGCACGAAATTCTTTTGAATGCCAAGGTGGCCCGAATGAAGGAAACGGAAGCGGGAATTGAAGTCGAATTGGAAGGCGAGGGAATCGCCGAAACGACACGCGCTTTCGACAAGGTCCTGATCTGCATCGGGCGCAAGCCGAATTCGAGCGGACTCAATCTGCGCGGCACGCAGGTGGAGGTGGACGAGCGGGGTTTCGTGGTGGTGGATCCGCAGCGGCGGACCGCGGATCCGGCCATTTTCGCCGTGGGCGACATTGTGGGCGGTCCGATGCTGGCGCACAAGGCCTCGCACGAGGGCCGCGTCGCCGCGCAAGCCATCGCGGGCCACAAGGTGGCCTTCGCGCCGCGCGCAATTCCGGCAGTGGTGTTCACCGACCCGGAAGTGGCATGGTGCGGCCTGATGGAAACGGAAGCGGCCCGGCAAGGGCGCAAGGTCAAGGTCGCGAAGTTTCCGTGGGCCGCTTCGGGACGCGCCACCACGCTGAACCTTGGATCGGGGCTTACGAAGATTGTCGCCGATCCGGAAACGGACGTCGTGCTCGGCGTCGGCATCGCGGGTACAGGCGCGGGCGAACTCATCTCGGAAGGCGCGCTCGCCATTGAAATGGGCGCGCTCGCCAGCGACATCCATTTGACGATACATCCGCATCCGACGCTCGGCGAGACCATCATGGAATCGGCCGAAATCATCTTCGGCAGCAGCACGCACGTATACCGGGCGAAATGA